In Streptococcus parasuis, the following proteins share a genomic window:
- a CDS encoding DUF4097 family beta strand repeat-containing protein, with translation MKKKLTIAIIIGFVSLIAGLILAGIGFFTGGITRLEEVAAPTEVHKTFTDLNTINIDFIPHSVYIKESSDNNYHVTYANSDNNIQNPLKLSEKDGVLTLSAQELKFAIEGIMQYLGERLAQRRINVFSVTIEVPKGKTLKKLTGYSSYLYNYGGFSIENAHIQEVDLSAGIFLDNAQIDSGKITAGYFEAVNSALRNTSISANESSVNLIETSLENVTIKNYQELNANQLTLLGKNVLTPSEYSLSVTNINLTDKSLQDINLNISTQLDIKTLAEHLGYHYKTLEELKQAVGDMSYFNEQAENVGIFTKDKYQTLSIKKEEDKQTLTLEKKESNNSLTITSTNATINLRTPTPK, from the coding sequence ATGAAAAAGAAACTTACCATCGCCATTATTATCGGCTTTGTCAGCCTGATTGCAGGCTTAATTCTAGCTGGCATTGGATTTTTCACCGGAGGCATAACCCGCTTAGAAGAGGTTGCTGCTCCAACGGAAGTCCATAAGACCTTCACAGATTTGAATACCATTAACATTGACTTTATCCCCCATAGCGTCTACATCAAAGAGTCTAGTGATAACAACTATCATGTGACCTATGCCAACTCCGACAACAATATCCAAAACCCTCTAAAACTCAGTGAGAAAGACGGCGTCTTAACCCTCTCTGCACAGGAACTAAAATTTGCCATTGAGGGAATCATGCAGTATCTGGGAGAAAGGTTGGCCCAACGTCGCATCAATGTCTTCTCAGTCACCATTGAAGTGCCTAAAGGGAAGACACTGAAAAAGCTTACAGGATATAGTTCCTATTTATATAATTATGGAGGCTTTTCCATTGAGAATGCCCATATACAAGAGGTTGACCTATCCGCTGGTATCTTCCTTGATAATGCACAAATTGACAGCGGTAAAATCACAGCTGGTTACTTTGAAGCTGTGAATTCTGCACTCAGAAATACCTCTATATCTGCAAATGAATCTTCAGTCAATTTAATCGAAACCAGTTTGGAAAATGTTACAATTAAAAACTACCAAGAATTGAATGCAAATCAATTGACTCTCCTAGGAAAAAACGTCCTCACTCCTTCCGAATACAGCCTATCTGTTACAAATATAAACCTAACAGATAAGAGCTTACAAGACATCAATCTGAATATCAGTACACAGCTGGACATCAAAACACTTGCAGAACACTTAGGCTACCACTATAAAACCCTTGAAGAACTAAAGCAAGCTGTTGGTGATATGAGTTACTTCAACGAACAGGCTGAAAACGTCGGTATTTTCACTAAAGATAAGTATCAAACATTATCGATCAAAAAAGAGGAGGATAAACAAACCTTAACTTTGGAGAAAAAAGAGAGCAATAATAGCCTGACCATTACTTCAACTAACGCAACCATTAATCTACGAACACCAACCCCCAAATAA
- a CDS encoding DUF1700 domain-containing protein, with the protein MTRTEYMEQLEKYLKKLPHKEYFEAISFFNEYFDEAGPERETEIIEELGSPKEAASELINNMLNKQIQEEKDQQEPVQLNWKLWVGLGALSMTGLFSFFLLFIMGEFIGVIPLFATLILGAFFLGRYFRNFSQTKRTLWLAILAVISLPIAIPLLLILLASLLGLVALILALIVGAFILGVGLLTSGGYLIWEAFSLMSEGFNIFLMGFGSGLSLIGGAILIYILTGFFAYWSWRLVKACFKWILKRGKRA; encoded by the coding sequence ATGACAAGAACTGAATACATGGAGCAGTTAGAAAAATATCTCAAAAAACTGCCCCACAAAGAATATTTTGAAGCCATCAGCTTCTTTAATGAGTATTTTGACGAGGCTGGACCAGAGCGTGAAACAGAAATTATAGAAGAACTTGGTTCCCCAAAAGAAGCTGCCAGCGAACTCATTAACAACATGCTCAACAAGCAAATCCAGGAGGAGAAGGATCAACAAGAACCTGTTCAACTCAACTGGAAACTCTGGGTTGGTCTGGGAGCCTTAAGTATGACAGGTCTCTTCTCTTTCTTCCTACTCTTTATCATGGGAGAGTTTATCGGAGTCATTCCTCTGTTTGCGACTCTTATCCTCGGCGCCTTTTTCCTCGGTCGCTACTTCCGTAATTTTAGCCAAACAAAACGAACGCTCTGGTTGGCTATCCTAGCTGTCATTTCCCTGCCTATCGCCATTCCACTTTTGCTCATTCTCCTAGCTAGTCTATTGGGATTGGTGGCGCTCATCTTGGCCCTCATTGTCGGTGCCTTTATTTTGGGTGTCGGACTTCTCACCAGCGGTGGCTATCTGATTTGGGAAGCCTTTAGCCTTATGTCAGAAGGTTTCAATATCTTCCTCATGGGGTTTGGCTCAGGTTTATCTTTGATTGGCGGAGCTATTCTCATCTACATCTTGACTGGATTTTTTGCCTACTGGTCTTGGCGACTGGTCAAGGCTTGCTTCAAATGGATCTTGAAACGAGGTAAACGAGCATGA